The following are encoded in a window of Harmonia axyridis chromosome 7, icHarAxyr1.1, whole genome shotgun sequence genomic DNA:
- the LOC123684527 gene encoding lachesin-like codes for IVSEINAFQPEFAEPIVNLTITIGRDATFRCLVHNLGGYRIGWVKADTKAIQAIHDHVITHNTRVSVSHNDHTTWNLHLKNVQEEDRGDYMCQINTDPMKSQLGTLDVVVPPDFIAEETSGDVIVAEGGMVRLTCKAKGHPIPEVQWRREDGKDIVIRTPTGIKTKVAVYQGEVLRLIKISRAEMGAYMCIATNGVPPTVSKRIIVNVHFHPVIHVPNQLVGSPIGTDVSLECHIEAFPKSINYWIRDTGEMVVSSYKYDVQTTSKSPFEVKMILKIRNLQKEDAGSYRCIAKNSLGEVESNIRLYDIPGPTRPYLNVDEEDYNDQVESAEFDQDDLSNNLLEIGRPSVLTTSTTLRGLHENKLGNHVPTDLPMNSSFHVMPSLLIFLIFLLKI; via the exons ATTGGTTGGGTGAAAGCAGATACAAAAGCAATACAAGCTATTCATGATCACGTAATAACGCATAATACTCGAGTATCTGTATCACATAACGACCATACCACTTGGAACTTGCATTTGAAAAACGTTCAAGAGGAGGACCGAGGCGATTACATGTGCCAAATCAATACTGATCCAATGAAGAGTCAG CTTGGAACACTAGATGTCGTTGTCCCACCAGATTTTATTGCCGAAGAAACTTCGGGAGATGTTATCGTTGCTGAAGGAGGTATGGTTCGATTGACTTGTAAAGCAAAAGGTCACCCAATTCCTGAAGTGCAGTGGCGTAGAGAGGATGGTAAAGACATTGTTATAAGAACACCCACAGGAATTAAGACAAAAG TGGCGGTGTACCAAGGAGAAGTGCTCAGACTGATCAAGATTTCAAGAGCTGAAATGGGTGCTTACATGTGCATTGCGACGAATGGAGTACCTCCAACAGTCAGTAAACGAATCATAGTTAACGTTCACT TCCATCCTGTGATTCACGTTCCAAATCAATTAGTGGGCTCTCCAATCGGAACCGACGTTTCATTGGAGTGCCACATCGAAGCCTTTCCCAAATCTATCAATTACTGGATCAGGGATACAG GAGAGATGGTAGTTAGCAGCTACAAGTACGATGTTCAGACAACGAGTAAGTCGCCGTTCGAGgtgaaaatgattttgaaaatacgGAACCTGCAGAAAGAGGATGCTGGTTCATACAGATGCATCGCTAAGAATTCTTTAGGTGAAGTTGAAAGTAATATAAGACTGTATG atattcctGGTCCTACAAGGCCATACCTCAATGTGGATGAGGAGGACTACAACGACCAAGTGGAATCTGCAGAATTTGATCAAGATGATCTGTCAAATAATTTATTAGAAATAGGGAGACCATCAGTTCTGACCACATCAACGACTCTCCGTGGTCTACACGAAAACAAATTAGGAAACCACGTACCGACAGATCTACCAATGAATAGTTCTTTCCATGTGATGCCAAGTTTACTAATATTcctgatttttttattaaaaatatga
- the LOC123684305 gene encoding elongation factor 1-gamma: MPTEGKLTLRKNRSSLFSSHTLKIAMAAGTLYTYPDNFRAAKALIAAQYAKANVKLEPNFVLGESNKSKDFLKKFPSGKVPAFQSKDGLCLQESNSIAYYLANDQLRGKSDADKAEILQWIGFAESDVLPSSCAWIFPILGIIKPAANTPEVTQALQRAKEDLKQALVILNNHLLTRTYLVGQRITLADIIVFCNLLYAYKYAMDPEYRKPFANVNRWFETLANQPEFKAVIGETELCSKPAQVTSCQAAAGGDCKKKNKQQPAKKEEKKEEEEKDAADEILAAEPISKNPFDSMPKGTFVMDDFKKSYSNEDESVSIPYFWDKFDPENYSIWFCEYKYPEELSKVFMSCNLITGMFQRLDKMRKAAFASMCLFGKDNDSSISGIWVWRGQDLAFTLSPDWQIDFESYDWKKIDPKDAKTKELVKQYFSWTGKDKSGREFNQGKIFK; encoded by the exons ATGCCAACAGAAGGAAAATTGACGTTGAGAAAAAATCGTTCTTCGCTCTTCTCCTCTCATACGTTGAAGATAGCAATGGCTGCCGGT ACCTTATATACTTATCCTGATAATTTCCGTGCTGCCAAAGCACTGATTGCAGCACAATATGCAAAGGCAAACGTCAAATTGGaaccaaattttgttttaggagaATCAAATAAATCGAAAGactttttgaaaaagtttcctagtggcaaa GTACCGGCTTTTCAATCTAAGGATGGATTATGCCTTCAAGAAAGCAACTCTATAGCTTACTACCTTGCAAACGATCAACTGAGAGGTAAATCTGATGCTGATAAAGCTGAAATTTTACAATGGATTGGATTTGCCGAATCAGATGTTCTGCCATCTTCCTGTGCCTGGATTTTCCCTATTTTGGGAATCATCAAACCAGCTGCAAATACCCCTGAG GTTACACAAGCTCTCCAGAGGGCAAAAGAAGATTTGAAACAAGCCCTTGTTATTTTAAACAATCATTTGTTAACCCGTACCTATCTGGTAGGTCAACGTATTACTTTAGCCGACATCATTGTATTCTGCAATCTTCTCTATGCATACAAATATGCAATGGATCCCGAGTACAGAAAACCATTCGCCAACGTTAACAGGTGGTTCGAAACTTTGGCCAATCAACCTGAATTCAAGGCTGTTATTGGAGAAACAGAATTATGCTCTAAACCAGCTCAAGTCACATCGTGTCAAGCAGCTGCTGGAGGAGATT GCAAAAAGAAGAATAAGCAACAGCCAgcaaagaaagaagaaaaaaaagaggaagaagaaaaagatGCTGCAGATGAAATCTTGGCAGCAGAGCCCATAAGTAAAAACCCATTCGATTCAATGCCAAAAGG TACCTTTGTGATGGACGATTTCAAAAAATCCTACTCCAATGAAGATGAATCAGTATCCATCCCCTACTTTTGGGACAAATTCGATCCAGAAAACTACTCAATCTGGTTCTGTGAATACAAATACCCAGAAGAGCTCTCCAAAGTGTTCATGAGCTGTAACCTAATCACTGGAATGTTCCAACGTTTGGATAAAATGCGTAAAGCTGCCTTCGCATCGATGTGTCTGTTCGGTAAAGATAATGACAGTTCCATCTCTGGAATTTGGGTATGGAGAGGCCAAGATCTTGCATTTACA CTTTCCCCCGATTGGCAAATAGATTTCGAGAGTTATGACTGGAAAAAGATTGACCCTAAAGATGCTAAAACTAAAGAATTAGTTAAGCAATACTTCTCATGGACTGGTAAAGATAAATCAGGCAGGGAGTTCAATCAAggaaaaatcttcaaataa
- the LOC123683957 gene encoding eukaryotic translation initiation factor 3 subunit F-1: MALNLQVKVHPVVLFQIVDAFERRNADSQRVIGTLLGTLEKGVVEVTNCFCVPHKEYDDQVEAELSYAMDIYDLNRKVNSTEVIVGWWATGHEVTNHSSVIHEYYSRECNNPVHVTVDTSLQGGRMGLKAYVCVQLGVPNGKQGSMFTPIPVDVTCYDPEVFALQLCQKTMGPSSNRPRQTHPVQDLAQVAEAGSKMSGLLDQVLSYVEDVLAGRTKPDNAVGRSLLDLVNSVPHMTNEQFSEMFNSNVKDLLMVITLSQLIKTQLQLNEKLTLLTSV; encoded by the exons ATGGCGTTAAACTTACAAGTTAAAGTGCACCCTGTTGTACTATTTCAAATAGTAGATGCATTTGAAAGAAGAAATGCAGACTCACAAAGAGTTATTGGGACTCTACTAG GAACGTTGGAAAAGGGAGTTGTGGAAGTCACAAATTGTTTTTGTGTCCCTCATAAGGAATATGATGATCAAGTAGAAGCGGAACTTAGTTATGCAATGGATATCTATGATTTGAATCGAAAAGTGAATTCAACAGAAGTGATTGTAGGATGGTGGGCCACAGGACACGAAGTTACCAATCACAGCTCAGTAATACATGAATATTATTCAAGAGAGTGCAACAATCCTGTTCATGTCACAGTAGACACTAGTTTACAAGGTGGACGAATGGGATTAAAGGCATACGTTTGTGTACAACTGGGTGTGCCAAATGGTAAACAAGGTTCAATGTTCACCCCTATTCCAGTCGATGTTACATGCTATGATCCAGAAGTATTTGCTTTACAATTATGCCAGAAGACTATGGGCCCTTCTTCTAATAGACCTAGACAAACTCATCCTGTTCAAGATTTAGCACAAGTTGCTGAGGCTGGTAGTAAAATGAGTGGTTTATTAGATCAGGTATTAAGTTATGTAGAAGATGTTTTAGCTGGTCGAACCAAACCAGATAATGCAGTTGGAAGATCATTATTAGATTTAGTAAATTCTGTACCTCATATGACTAATGAACAATTCTCAGAAATGTTCAATAGCAATGTGAAAGACCTCTTGATGGTTATAACTTTGTCACAATTGATAAAGACGCAATtacaattgaatgaaaaattgactTTGCTTACATCAGTTtga
- the LOC123684368 gene encoding cleft lip and palate transmembrane protein 1 homolog isoform X2 — protein MSETEDGTTVQSEQSSVSNNEVSLSNGTENQTQNANGDQPRQQTRMELFASRIKSFLIRGMIVYFIASMFRKPTTPTGVEKSTISASNIYPFGTALTLHIYLDEKDVFTNFSSEKLLWYKEGIEYGDWNGGPSGDGSFTIEKNIPITNHLKNNGSLYIHAYVTKMGENPNPRAANYAKNNLLYMKKQLNRYKKLKNPGTKNLLTGESGASVADSGKIVSHWHPNFTVNLITDQSAWTYGAVPSPLDTLIEFTEDKKNYKPVLFANDFWNMARDYVPINETLTVRVIYQPLSLFKWQMYVAQSMRQSWNLWGETADETSDEEQDTLKETLMDTNPYLLGITIAVSILHSIFELLAFKNDIQFWNKRDSLEGLSVRSVFFNVFQSLIVLLYVMDNETNSLVRISCFVGLGIELWKVYKVVDVKFEDGRLSLKNKSSYVESSTKEYDDLAFKYLSWICFPLLVGYSIYALLYLEHKGWYSFVLNLLYGFLLTFGFIMMTPQLFINYKLKSVAHLPWRMLTYKFLNTFIDDMFAFVIKMPTMYRLGCFRDDIIFLIFLYQKWIYPVDKRRKNEFGFSAEPENNTENLAIEDNKEKHDESKDETKKTK, from the exons ATGAGTGAAACAGAAGACGGAACAACGGTTCAAAGTGAACAATCTAGTGTTTCTAATAATGAAGTTTCTTTGTCAAATGGAACC GAAAATCAGACCCAAAATGCAAATGGTGATCAGCCAAGGCAACAAACCCGAATGGAATTATTCGCTTCTAGAATAAAGTCATTTCTTATCAGAGGAATGATAGTTTATTTTATAGCTTCCATGTTTCGAAAACCTACCACACCAACAGGAGTAGAAAAATCCACAATATCTGCTTCAAATATTTATCCATTTGGAACTGCACTCACATTACACATTTATTTAGATGAAAAAgatgtttttacaaatttttcctCAGAGAAATTGTTATGGTACAAGGAAGGTATAGAGTATGGGGACTGGAATGGTGGACCCAGTGGAGATGGTTCATTTACCATTGAAAAAAACATTCCTATTACAAATCacttgaaaaataatggatCTTTGTACATACATGCCTATGTAACTAAAATGGGGGAAAACCCTAATCCTAGGGCTGCTAATTAtgctaaaaataatttattatatatgAAGAAGCAATTAAATAG atataaaaaactcaaaaatcctggcacaaaaaatttattgacaGGAGAAAGTGGGGCATCGGTAGCTGATAGTGGAAAGATTGTATCTCATTGGCATCCTAATTTCACAGTAAATTTGATCACTGATCAAAGTGCATGGACTTATGGGGCAGTTCCATCTCCTTTAGATACGCTTATTGAATTCACTGAAGATAAGAAAAACTATAAGCCAGTATTGTTTGCCAATGACTTTTGGAATATGGCCAGAGACTATGTACCTATTAATGAAACTCTGACTGTAAGAGTAATTTATCAACCATTAAGTTTATTCAAGTGGCAGATGTATGTAGCCCAAAGCATGAGACAATCATGGAACCTTTGGGGTGAAACCGCAGATGAAACATCTGATGAAGAACAAGACACCTTAAAGGAAACACTTATGGACACAAATCCTTACCTTTTAGGTATTACCATTGCAGTATCAATATTACATTCCATTTTCGAACTGTTGGCATTCAAGAATGATATCCAATTTTGGAATAAGCGGGACTCTCTTGAAGGTCTTTCTGTTCGATCtgtatttttcaatgtatttcAATCACTAATAGTACTCTTGTATGTGATGGATAATGAAACAAATTCACTTGTTCGTATAAGTTGTTTCGTAGGGCTTGGTATAGAATTATGGAAAGTGTATAAAGTTGTTGATGTCAAATTTGAGGATGGCCGACTAAGCTTAAAAAATAAAAGCTCTTATGTAGAGAGTAGTACAAAAGAATATGATGATCTTGCTTTCAAGTATCTGTCATGGATTTGTTTTCCTCTCTTGGTTGGCTATAGCATTTATGCTCTTCTTTATTTGGAGCACAAAGGATGGTATTCCTTCGTTTTGAATTTATTGTATGGATTCCTTTTAACTTTTGGATTCATAATGATGACCCcacaattatttattaattataaacTTAAGTCTGTCGCTCATCTTCCATGGAGAATGTTAACATATAAGTTTTTGAATACTTTTATAGATGATATGTTTGCATTTGTTATCAAGATGCCAACTATGTATAGATTAGGTTGTTTCCGAGATGATattattttcttgatatttttgtatcAAAAATGGATTTATCCAGTTGATAAGAGGAGGAAAAATGAATTTGGCTTTTCTGCAGAACCAGAAAATAACACCGAGAATCTTGCaattgaagataataaagaGAAACATGATGAGTCAAAGGATGaaaccaaaaaaacaaaataa
- the LOC123684368 gene encoding cleft lip and palate transmembrane protein 1 homolog isoform X1 has product MSETEDGTTVQSEQSSVSNNEVSLSNGTVENQTQNANGDQPRQQTRMELFASRIKSFLIRGMIVYFIASMFRKPTTPTGVEKSTISASNIYPFGTALTLHIYLDEKDVFTNFSSEKLLWYKEGIEYGDWNGGPSGDGSFTIEKNIPITNHLKNNGSLYIHAYVTKMGENPNPRAANYAKNNLLYMKKQLNRYKKLKNPGTKNLLTGESGASVADSGKIVSHWHPNFTVNLITDQSAWTYGAVPSPLDTLIEFTEDKKNYKPVLFANDFWNMARDYVPINETLTVRVIYQPLSLFKWQMYVAQSMRQSWNLWGETADETSDEEQDTLKETLMDTNPYLLGITIAVSILHSIFELLAFKNDIQFWNKRDSLEGLSVRSVFFNVFQSLIVLLYVMDNETNSLVRISCFVGLGIELWKVYKVVDVKFEDGRLSLKNKSSYVESSTKEYDDLAFKYLSWICFPLLVGYSIYALLYLEHKGWYSFVLNLLYGFLLTFGFIMMTPQLFINYKLKSVAHLPWRMLTYKFLNTFIDDMFAFVIKMPTMYRLGCFRDDIIFLIFLYQKWIYPVDKRRKNEFGFSAEPENNTENLAIEDNKEKHDESKDETKKTK; this is encoded by the exons ATGAGTGAAACAGAAGACGGAACAACGGTTCAAAGTGAACAATCTAGTGTTTCTAATAATGAAGTTTCTTTGTCAAATGGAACCGTG GAAAATCAGACCCAAAATGCAAATGGTGATCAGCCAAGGCAACAAACCCGAATGGAATTATTCGCTTCTAGAATAAAGTCATTTCTTATCAGAGGAATGATAGTTTATTTTATAGCTTCCATGTTTCGAAAACCTACCACACCAACAGGAGTAGAAAAATCCACAATATCTGCTTCAAATATTTATCCATTTGGAACTGCACTCACATTACACATTTATTTAGATGAAAAAgatgtttttacaaatttttcctCAGAGAAATTGTTATGGTACAAGGAAGGTATAGAGTATGGGGACTGGAATGGTGGACCCAGTGGAGATGGTTCATTTACCATTGAAAAAAACATTCCTATTACAAATCacttgaaaaataatggatCTTTGTACATACATGCCTATGTAACTAAAATGGGGGAAAACCCTAATCCTAGGGCTGCTAATTAtgctaaaaataatttattatatatgAAGAAGCAATTAAATAG atataaaaaactcaaaaatcctggcacaaaaaatttattgacaGGAGAAAGTGGGGCATCGGTAGCTGATAGTGGAAAGATTGTATCTCATTGGCATCCTAATTTCACAGTAAATTTGATCACTGATCAAAGTGCATGGACTTATGGGGCAGTTCCATCTCCTTTAGATACGCTTATTGAATTCACTGAAGATAAGAAAAACTATAAGCCAGTATTGTTTGCCAATGACTTTTGGAATATGGCCAGAGACTATGTACCTATTAATGAAACTCTGACTGTAAGAGTAATTTATCAACCATTAAGTTTATTCAAGTGGCAGATGTATGTAGCCCAAAGCATGAGACAATCATGGAACCTTTGGGGTGAAACCGCAGATGAAACATCTGATGAAGAACAAGACACCTTAAAGGAAACACTTATGGACACAAATCCTTACCTTTTAGGTATTACCATTGCAGTATCAATATTACATTCCATTTTCGAACTGTTGGCATTCAAGAATGATATCCAATTTTGGAATAAGCGGGACTCTCTTGAAGGTCTTTCTGTTCGATCtgtatttttcaatgtatttcAATCACTAATAGTACTCTTGTATGTGATGGATAATGAAACAAATTCACTTGTTCGTATAAGTTGTTTCGTAGGGCTTGGTATAGAATTATGGAAAGTGTATAAAGTTGTTGATGTCAAATTTGAGGATGGCCGACTAAGCTTAAAAAATAAAAGCTCTTATGTAGAGAGTAGTACAAAAGAATATGATGATCTTGCTTTCAAGTATCTGTCATGGATTTGTTTTCCTCTCTTGGTTGGCTATAGCATTTATGCTCTTCTTTATTTGGAGCACAAAGGATGGTATTCCTTCGTTTTGAATTTATTGTATGGATTCCTTTTAACTTTTGGATTCATAATGATGACCCcacaattatttattaattataaacTTAAGTCTGTCGCTCATCTTCCATGGAGAATGTTAACATATAAGTTTTTGAATACTTTTATAGATGATATGTTTGCATTTGTTATCAAGATGCCAACTATGTATAGATTAGGTTGTTTCCGAGATGATattattttcttgatatttttgtatcAAAAATGGATTTATCCAGTTGATAAGAGGAGGAAAAATGAATTTGGCTTTTCTGCAGAACCAGAAAATAACACCGAGAATCTTGCaattgaagataataaagaGAAACATGATGAGTCAAAGGATGaaaccaaaaaaacaaaataa